One window of Salvelinus fontinalis isolate EN_2023a chromosome 19, ASM2944872v1, whole genome shotgun sequence genomic DNA carries:
- the LOC129816502 gene encoding transcription cofactor vestigial-like protein 3, with translation MSCLDVMFYQSYGAHYLPASSAAAAAAYKAAYYHHQQHQQQKKLDVYSSMQQDSQEQQCPGGRQQQQRGGGGGRLAGEQWVQRGLEGSGLRGCGGTGKDSQPAEAEYLSSRCVLFTYFHGDIGDVVDEHFSRALSQTSAFTGETKNSRTTPMHTSASVGLWKDSVSLSEAQCGSLSSSLWGGGYPSQTSPCLSVHPDFSPSPAAFHAPDSALWTGHILPQPSLPPTASLPDHWAYSRNPQTSASYTHAHNVYTHTHPHTHMHPHHTHPVIHPHLSHGPGLDPRFSPLLLPGVKTQSPLAHSPAGHSTHSNTHSSQNPGIHSGVKIEVEQASPSPNPPTLTPSAWPAALHTPLDIYDSGLDQDKVNTVWF, from the exons ATGAGTTGTCTGGATGTGATGTTTTACCAGAGTTATGGAGCTCACTATCTCCCTGCGTCTtcagcagcagcggcagcagcctACAAAGCCGCATACTACCATCATCAACAGCACCAGCAGCAG aagaagctggatgtgtaCAGCAGCATGCAGCAGGACAGCCAAGAGCAGCAGTGTCCAGGGGGGAGACAACAACAGCAgcgtgggggaggaggggggagactggCTGGGGAGCAGTGGGTCCAACGGGGCCTGGAGGGTTCTGGGCTGAGGGGCTGTGGGGGTACTGGGAAGGACAGCCAGCCCGCTGAGGCAGAGTACCTGAGCTCCAGGTGTGTCCTGTTCACCTATTTCCATGGTGACATTGGGGATGTGGTGGATGAACATTTCTCTAGGGCTCTGAGCCAAACCAGTGCCTTCACTGGAGAGACCAAGAACTCTAGGACCACCCCCATGCACACCTCTGCCTCGGTTGGACTGTGGAAAG acAGTGTATCTCTCTCGGAGGCCCAGTGTGgttccctgtcctcctctctgtggGGTGGAGGTTACCCGTCCCAGACcagcccctgtctctctgtccacccAGACTTCTCCCCCAGCCCAGCAGCCTTCCATGCCCCAGACAGTGCTCTGTGGACGGGCCACATTCTGCCCCAGCCCAGCCTCCCTCCTACAGCCTCTCTCCCAGACCACTGGGCCTACAGCCGCAACCCTCAGACCTCCGCCAGCTACACACACGCCCAcaatgtctacacacacacacaccctcacacacacatgcacccccACCACACCCACCCGGTCATACATCCCCACCTGTCCCATGGCCCAGGCCTAGACCCCAGGTTCAGCCCTCTGCTCCTGCCTGGTGTGAAGACTCAGAGTCCCCTAGCCCACAGCCCTGCTGGTCACagcacacacagtaacacacacagcaGCCAGAACCCAGGGATACATAGTGGTGTGAAGATAGAGGTGGAGCAGGCCAGCCCCAGCCCGAACCCCCCCACCCTGACCCCCTCAGCCTGGCCCGCAGCTCTACACACACCCTTGGATATCTACGACTCAG GTCTGGATCAGGACAAAGTCAATACTGTTTGGTTCTGA